The DNA window TTTATAGGTAAACAGATTTGGCTTTGGTAGGCCATAAAGGTATACTAATTTGTGGGTGTAGAAGCTTAACATAAAGAAATACGTATTATGAAAGGTTTTATTTACTTACATTTCTCAAAGTTGTTGGTCGTGCTTTGAAATGGCCAGACATCAAAATTAATGTTTAATATATTTATCCACAAAATACAtgttagttataattttaattaaaaatagggTTAAATGCAATTCACCCCTCGCCATTAGGGCGTGTTTCAGATTTGTCctccctgaatcttttttttAAGAAGACACCCTTATAAAAGTGTAAAGCCAGTttcaccacacccttttactACCAATGTTGACTGGGCTTTGACTGATTGGCTGACGTGGCAAAGGAATAATGCTGACTATGTTACtttcttaaaaataaatagatttctaGGGTTTTCTTTCTCCCCCAAACTGAAAATTGCTCGTACCAGTTTCAATTTCATCCCTGTGCTTACCCAGTTCTTCCTCGTCCATTCAATTCGATCATCGCGGAGTCATGGTTGGATGCAGTTCACGCGCGAGCACGGTTGGGTCAGTATCATCGCATGATTTGTCCAGATGTGGGTGTGGTATAACGATGAAGATATGGAGAGCCAACACAGTGCAAAACCCCAACCGAAAATTCTGGAAATATCGAAGCGCTGGGGTGAGTATGTTTATCTCATAATCTAATATTGATTTTTCTATATGCTAACTCAGGTTCCATCTCATTTTGTGTAGACTGAGAATAGTTGTGAACTATTTCTATGGGATGATGAAATTGTCGAATTCAATAAAGGAGAAACTGTCACTTCACCATTTTGTAAGAAGTGTGATATACTACAAATGAAACTGGAATCAGTGTCAAACAAATTGGAGAaagtgaagatgaaggttgaagcTCTGAAAAGGAAAAATATGCAGTTTAGGATAGCACTTGTTTTGTGTTGTATGATTGTTGGTTTTATTTACAATTCCATGTAATTTGTCTAATTTAGTTAGGGTTGAATGATGTAATTTTCGATGATGTGTAATATACttgaaaacatgtttttaatGGAAGGAGTTTACTGATTTTGTTAACAGTTTATTTTGGTTCAATTTGCTCAGGCACATGTATTGAGAAACACTACTGCATAATTGAGAAATAACCAAAAGCACATATGTGCATAATtcaaaatcatatataaataacacTAATGCATACTTGATTCATTACCAATAGCACAAATGTGCATAATTCAGTTAATACAAAAAGCACAAATGTGCATAATTCAGTTGATACAAAAAGCACCAAATGTGCATAATTCAGAAAACCACTTAATGCACAAATGTGCATAATTCAGTCAATACAAAAAGCACCTAAGTGCATTATTCAGAACACCATCAAAAGCACATATGTGCATAATTAGTTCATTACAAAAGGCACCAAACTGTGCAACAGACATAGTAAACAGACATAGTAAATTACAAGTCATTGATAGACTTCTTTTTTGGGGTCTTCTTCAAATTCTTCTTAGGAGTAGTCTTCATCTTCCTTTGTGATGCATtgttatcttcttcttctgtcaAGCATAATGGTTGTTCTGGTGCAGACCCAGGGCCTGTGAaaggttttggttttttaaaccaattttCCTTAATTCTCTCACTGGCCCTCTTTCTCACTGGTTTCACTTGAGCTTTTCATTTGTTTTTGGCACTGACTTCAGCGGGAGTTGGTTTGGCTTTACTTGTCTTCACTTCACTTGGTTTGACTTTACTGATTTTGACTTCTCTTGGCTTGCCTTCACATGGAATGCCTTCTCTTGCATTGCCTTCACTTGGATTGCCCTCACTTGCATTGCCTTCACTTGTGTTGGCCTCATTTGGATTGACCACACTTGTTTTGACCTCATTTGGATTGGCCTCATTGACCACATTTGTTTTGACCTCACTGACCTCATTTGTGTTGACTTTCACTAGCACTTGGAGTGTCTGCACTTGCACTAGTAGCAGTTCTCAATTGTCCTTTTTTCTGCAACATAATTACATTATCAGTAGCAGAATTTAAAGCAAATAGCAATATCAATATCCATTAAGATCATACATTTCTTTTCAAGACACTTGGATCTTGCACCTTGCTCTTGCATGACTTAATATTATGCCCAATCTTGTCACATCTAGTGCACCTGTAAGACACACCAGGTAGCCTCCTCCTAGCACCTTCCTTTTTGAAGTCAGGAGGCAAGAGATCTTCACTTTCAACCATAGGCCACATGTCTTGTTCATTTATAGGACTAATAGGAAAACCATAGCATAAAGCATATTTTTCCTTGCTATAACATTTATGAACAAACAATTCTGGATTTTGCTGTCTAAAGCCTAGGGCAGCAACAACATGCCTACAGGGAATACCAACTAGCTGCCAAAAATTACATGTGCATGACTTTGTGTGGCCATTTATCAAGTTTCAAAGTAGATTGGCTACACCTATTCATTAGATATTTCCTATTCCACTCACACATTGTCAATATGGGTTTATCTCTAGCACATAAGATTGTTGCATTAAAGGATTCAGAGATATTATTCATAAAAACATCACACCTAGGATAAAAGCtaaaagcatgcttacaccaagATTTAGTAGGCACTCCCATTAGCCATGCCCAAGCTTGTGGATCTACTGCCTTTAATGCAGTCATCTTCTGCAAGAATGCTTGATGGTATGTTGCCTTGGCTGCTCCCATCATTAGATCTCTTATAAGTGCTCCTCCACCAAACTTTTTCTTGAAATTTGCATACAAATGCCTCAATCAAAGTATGTGCTCAATTCTCTCAAACATTTCTTCAAATACAGCCACCAAACCCTGCaacaatgataaataacacataattagtttaaaaacaaaactaaaagtaTATAATTAAATGTTGGAGGAAATACCTTTTGCTGGTCTGAGATAAATACATATCTCTTCTCTATTCCAATATCTTCCATTAACAACTGTATAAACCACTTCCAAGATTCTTTTGTTTCTGTTTCAACAACCCCAAAGGCCAGTGGAAAATATTGATCATTGGGGTCCCTTCCCACTGCTATCAACAACTGACCTCCATACTTAGTCTTCAGATGACAACCATCCACCCCAATAAAAGGTCTACAACCATTTATGAACCATTTTTTACATCCctcaaaatagaaatagaaagaaCCAAACCTTGGTTGGATGGAAGGTGACGGTCTCTCAATGTTGATCTTTACAGTGTTTCCAGCACTCACCCTATGCAATTCAGCTGCATACCTCCACAAATTTGAATATTGCTTGTCTGCATCCCCTTCTATCATTTGTCTTGCTATCATTTTTGCTTTCCATGCCCTGCCCACAGTGATACCCACTCCATAATTTTGCCTCATATCTTGAATAATATCACAGATCCTCAAGTTGTCATAAGTCTGCATTTTCTTTACAACTGCCTTGGCCACCCACTTTGAATTTGCAGTTTTGTTATCcaaaaccctagcacatgtgtgggTTTCCTTTATAGTCTTAATAGCATAAGTGTGCTTGTGGCCCACTTTGGAACAAAGCATTAAAAAACCACACTTGGCCTTACATTCAACTCTCACcctatacccctcattttttacaAATGTTATTTCCCTCCCATTTAAAATTGTCCACTCACGTATAGCCTCCCTAAAGTCATCTAGGGAAGTGAACTCCATACCCCACTTAAACTTAAAATCCTTTGTAAGTTATTCTTTCTTAAACTTTTCAAACTTAGGCTTTTTGTCATCTTCTGAGTTATCAGGGTCAGAACTATTAAGCTCTTCACTAAGGTACTCCTCCTTATCatcatatttcttcttctttggacatGGTAACAAACCTGCAATGACTGGACCCTCCCTAATTGGTACAGTGACATCAATACCATCAAGCTCATCAAACCCATCAACAATGGCAGTTGTCCTTTCATCCTCACTATAATTAAAACCTTCAACAACCTCTTCATCACTAACCTCTAAATCAGACACAAACTTAGGGCAATTACCAACTACACTTGGATCATGTTCCACAAAAATTTCCCCATCCAATTGCATCGCACAACCATAAGCAGCAAAATCATAGGCATCCCCATCATTTCTAATATGAaagtaattagggtttatgtCTAATATTTTGGTCCACAACCTAAAAGAACCTTCTAAGTACCCCCACCCAGTTACTAAGTTAAGAACATGATGCATTGTCCACTCATCTATATGTTCCCCAGAAATCAGAGTAGAAACACCACCCTTGTAAATCGTTTCACCATTATTATCAATAAACTCTCCTCCATGTTGAAACACAACATTAAACAGTACATTGTTCTGAAATGTTAAACGTAATGTAAAAAAAAGTTTACAAAACCATGATACAAGCAAGTTACAGACATCGATTAATGGAACTAACCTCTGAACATTCGCCGTTGTCGTCCATTGATTCGTCTTCCTCCACTTCCTTGTGCTTCCAAGTCGTCTTCTTCAACACAAACAATGAACCCTAGCTTTTCTAATTCACGGGGGGTAAACATAAAGAC is part of the Vicia villosa cultivar HV-30 ecotype Madison, WI linkage group LG2, Vvil1.0, whole genome shotgun sequence genome and encodes:
- the LOC131649041 gene encoding uncharacterized protein LOC131649041; this translates as MEFTSLDDFREAIREWTILNGREITFVKNEGYRVRVECKAKCGFLMLCSKVGHKHTYAIKTIKETHTCARVLDNKTANSKWVAKAVVKKMQTYDNLRICDIIQDMRQNYGVGITVGRAWKAKMIARQMIEGDADKQYSNLWRYAAELHRVSAGNTVKINIERPSPSIQPRFGSFYFYFEGCKKWFINGCRPFIGVDGCHLKTKYGGQLLIAVGRDPNDQYFPLAFGVVETETKESWKWFIQLLMEDIGIEKRYVFISDQQKGLVAVFEEMFERIEHIL